Proteins encoded together in one Papaver somniferum cultivar HN1 unplaced genomic scaffold, ASM357369v1 unplaced-scaffold_117, whole genome shotgun sequence window:
- the LOC113329618 gene encoding F-box protein CPR1-like — MEDPKISVLVSCIAELTSGARCREGENGEYLPFDSGIRMGIKWGIEVFGCCYGFVLLRDVNKFNKCVLMLWNPTTDECKRIPNPPAGTKGEDRNYEEYGFGYSEGIEDFKVVHLTEALQEGLCEVQVYTLKSNSWRRADNVEIYDIYWHQMSDEVRRPTGGAAHWLAHVESSIEGHCIARFEFESEEFDATSLPVSTDLPPTLCALGGSVCFFIRDLFDVITIWELKNNVVEKSWNKLFAIDLTKTFGSVYGFIPLKSLRNGKIVVGLQLNKAELHIVLYDPKHGTVETLKVHESMVPTDYIFVYEEHLHSLGTGTHLAQLKGKTRMLVKKNKI, encoded by the coding sequence ATGGAAGACCCAAAAATATCCGTACTTGTGTCTTGTATTGCAGAACTTACCTCAGGAGCACGCTGTAGGGAAGGAGAAAATGGTGAATATCTTCCATTTGATTCGGGTATCAGGATGGGAATTAAATGGGGTATTGAAGTTTTTGGATGTTGTTATGGCTTTGTTTTATTAAGGGATGTTAATAAGTTCAACAAGTGTGTTCTTATGTTGTGGAACCCAACTACGGATGAGTGTAAGAGAATACCGAATCCACCAGCTGGAACAAAAGGTGAGGATAGGAACTATGAAGAATATGGTTTTGGGTATTCTGAAGGAATTGAGGATTTCAAAGTGGTACATCTAACTGAGGCTTTGCAGGAAGGTTTGTGTGAGGTTCAGGTCTATACGCTGAAATCAAATTCATGGAGAAGGGCTGATAATGTCGAGATATATGATATATATTGGCATCAAATGTCTGATGAGGTTCGAAGGCCTACTGGCGGTGCTGCTCATTGGTTAGCGCATGTGGAATCCAGCATAGAAGGCCACTGTATTGCTCGTTTTGAATTTGAGTCAGAGGAGTTTGATGCGACGTCACTGCCGGTCAGTACAGATCTCCCACCAACTTTGTGTGCTTTAGGAGGATCAGTTTGCttttttattcgtgatcttttcGATGTTATAACAATATGGGAGTTGAAGAACAATGTGGTGGAGAAATCATGGAACAAACTGTTCGCCATTGATCTAACAAAAACGTTTGGATCAGTTTATGGTTTTATTCCCTTGAAATCTTTAAGGAACGGAAAGATTGTGGTAGGGTTACAGTTGAATAAAGCAGAATTACATATTGTTTTGTACGACCCAAAACACGGCACGGTTGAGACTcttaaagttcatgaatcaatggTTCCCACTGATTATATATTTGTCTACGAGGAGCACCTACATTCACTTGGCACAGGCACTCATCTAGCGCAATTAAAAGGGAAGACGAGgatgctggtgaagaagaataaaataTAG
- the LOC113329612 gene encoding 11S globulin subunit beta-like, with translation MMKSSSLACLGFCFLFVLNGCLGQIEQGVGWQTQQQQQQSRRYQGQSQCRIENINAQEPNRRVESEAGVTELWDQNNEQFECAGVAPARYIIQPNGLLLPFFVNAPRLVYIVQGRGMSGALIPGCPETFHSIRQSAQLRGRPQQQGARDQHQKIRQIQQGDILALPAGVTHWLYNEGETPLIAVSLHDTSSNANQLDRQLRRFQLAGSQQTQTMSPYQQQQQQRQQVRGQQDIPTNNIFSGFSVETLAEAFGVSTETARRLQGQDDQRGNIVFVEGGLHAIRPQQGEYEEEQEQRYRTTNGLEETICSMRLKQNIANPTRADIYSENGGRITTLNGQKLPILNFLQMSAERGVLYQNALHAPHWHSNAHSVIYVTRGSCRCQIVGNQGRQVFNGQLNQGQMLVVPQNFAMVKQAGNEGFEWVSFKTNANAMTSPLVGKTSVLRAMPVNVLMTAYQISREEANRLKYNRQEETLILTPGSRSQVRDSA, from the exons ATGATGAAGTCCTCATCTCTAGCTTGTCTTGGTTTTTGCTTTCTTTTCGTGTTGAATGGTTGTTTAGGTCAGATAGAACAAGGAGTAGGATGGCAAActcagcaacaacagcaacagtcACGCCGTTACCAAGGTCAGAGCCAGTGTCGCATTGAGAACATAAATGCACAAGAACCTAACCGCCGTGTTGAGTCCGAAGCTGGTGTTACAGAGTTGTGGGACCAGAACAATGAACAATTCGAGTGTGCTGGTGTCGCTCCTGCGCGGTATATTATTCAGCCTAATGGACTTCTCTTGCCATTTTTTGTTAATGCACCAAGACTTGTCTACATTGTTCAAG GTAGGGGTATGTCCGGAGCTCTTATCCCTGGCTGTCCTGAAACATTCCACTCAATTCGACAGTCTGCACAACTAAGAGGAAGACCCCAGCAACAGGGAGCTAGAGATCAACATCAAAAGATCCGTCAAATCCAACAAGGAGATATTTTAGCCTTGCCTGCTGGAGTAACTCACTGGTTGTACAACGAGGGAGAGACCCCACTTATTGCTGTCTCCCTTCACGACACAAGTAGCAACGCTAACCAGCTCGATCGCCAACTCAGG AGATTCCAACTAGCCGGAAGCCAGCAAACGCAAACCATGTCACCttatcaacagcaacaacaacagagaCAACAAGTTAGGGGTCAACAAGATATCCCAACAAACAACATCTTCAGTGGCTTCAGCGTCGAAACTTTGGCTGAGGCTTTTGGTGTTAGCACCGAGACAGCAAGGAGACTACAGGGACAAGATGACCAGAGAGGTAACATCGTTTTTGTTGAAGGAGGGCTTCATGCTATCAGGCCACAACAAGGAGAATATGAAGAGGAACAAGAACAACGTTACCGGACCACAAATGGGTTAGAGGAAACTATTTGCAGTATGAGACTCAAGCAGAACATAGCTAATCCAACAAGGGCTGATATTTACTCTGAAAATGGTGGAAGAATCACCACTCTCAACGGTCAGAAGTTACCCATCCTTAACTTCCTCCAAATGAGTGCTGAGAGAGGAGTTCTTTACCAG AACGCTCTACATGCACCACACTGGCACTCGAACGCTCACAGCGTGATCTATGTCACCAGAGGAAGCTGTAGGTGTCAGATTGTAGGTAACCAAGGTCGCCAAGTTTTCAACGGTCAACTCAACCAAGGTCAGATGCTGGTTGTTCCCCAGAACTTCGCCATGGTTAAACAGGCTGGAAATGAAGGATTTGAATGGGTATCATTCAAGACTAATGCCAACGCAATGACAAGTCCATTGGTTGGTAAAACTTCAGTATTAAGAGCAATGCCCGTAAATGTCTTGATGACTGCTTATCAGATCTCAAGGGAAGAAGCAAACAGATTGAAGTACAACAGGCAAGAAGAGACATTGATACTTACCCCAGGATCTAGATCTCAGGTTAGGGATTCAGCTTAA